In a single window of the Acyrthosiphon pisum isolate AL4f chromosome X, pea_aphid_22Mar2018_4r6ur, whole genome shotgun sequence genome:
- the LOC107883633 gene encoding E3 ubiquitin-protein ligase SHPRH-like, with protein MEPIINKADEHQAIGTIHRLGQTKPTFVHNFIIRDSIEENITNLFSGDMFNRWDDILLSQLIRVFERN; from the exons ATGGAGCCAATAATTAACAAAGCTGATGAGCATCAAGCTATTGGGACAATTCATAGACTAGGACAAACCaa acctacatttgtacataattttattattcgagATTCTATTGAGGAAAACATCACAAATTTATTCTCTGGTGACATGTTCAATAGGTGGGATGATATATTACTATCTCAACTAATAAGAGTTTTTGAAAGAAATTAA